In Blautia wexlerae DSM 19850, a single window of DNA contains:
- a CDS encoding DUF2971 domain-containing protein, whose protein sequence is MRRTLFRYRSFNTEKLNDYSYIHQRIINIEKWKFEAFEGLVYPSSPLYFNDPYDCEFCFQSDALEGVLDRETYIHLLERRFSLKQEEKNRILYSDNIERAMQIVLQAHGGRLSDSWMNILQNGLNDCMSTIKDAVRVVCLSEVYDSMLMWSHYAQNHTGFCIEYDFKESDMLYKHLYPVIYTKDRYAVSKADMLSENTEWIYKTTCRKSDVWSYEKEWRIVTANFNKVMPEKLKCPNGKYVLDLKENIKAFYLGAKISENFKEEIIQFGKKNSIDIYQMVLSPSTYELNAKKII, encoded by the coding sequence ATGAGAAGAACGTTATTCAGGTACAGGTCATTTAATACGGAAAAACTGAATGATTATAGCTATATTCATCAGAGGATAATTAACATTGAAAAATGGAAGTTTGAAGCTTTTGAAGGATTAGTATATCCATCATCACCACTTTATTTCAACGACCCCTATGATTGTGAATTTTGCTTTCAGTCAGATGCATTGGAAGGTGTACTTGATAGAGAAACATATATACATCTTTTGGAAAGAAGATTTTCACTTAAACAGGAAGAAAAAAATAGAATTCTTTATTCTGACAATATTGAAAGGGCGATGCAAATAGTTTTGCAGGCTCATGGAGGAAGGCTTTCTGACTCTTGGATGAATATTTTGCAAAATGGATTAAATGATTGTATGAGTACAATCAAGGATGCTGTAAGAGTTGTCTGTTTATCTGAGGTGTATGACTCTATGCTTATGTGGAGCCATTATGCTCAGAATCATACTGGATTTTGTATAGAGTATGATTTTAAAGAAAGTGATATGCTTTATAAACATTTATACCCAGTAATATATACAAAGGATAGATATGCTGTTTCTAAAGCAGATATGTTAAGTGAAAATACAGAATGGATTTATAAGACGACTTGTCGTAAATCCGATGTTTGGTCGTACGAGAAAGAATGGCGAATTGTGACGGCTAATTTCAATAAAGTAATGCCAGAAAAATTGAAATGTCCAAATGGAAAATATGTCTTGGATTTGAAAGAAAATATAAAAGCGTTTTATTTAGGAGCGAAAATCTCTGAGAATTTTAAAGAAGAGATAATTCAATTTGGAAAAAAGAATAGTATTGATATTTATCAGATGGTTTTATCACCCAGTACATATGAGCTAAATGCAAAGAAAATCATATGA
- a CDS encoding ATP-dependent nuclease encodes MKFEKVVIKNFRNFDNVELDLSNKNIFFGLNDVGKTNFLYALRYVFDKDIRKQNLLDSDFHSKQLDKPIEIVVTIDISDVADSDCQKLRAQLKGALLSEHNKVYIKLFAEYSKTEMLALPILSWGGDINHLYEMKQRGYLYEIDYVFNVIYIDSYVDLYSLFKKNVSQLVRNEKDEDKDILAKIQNTVDDLNGHIASLSGIKEFEDKLTPEYQKFHDEGISVSIKSEIAVKGLYSNIIPYIKQDNDDNLYPTAGEGRKKLLAYSIYDILSDENAEKKINLFLIEEPENHLHKSMQIALSQILFTDSKYTYLFVTTHSPFVLYEMDNVNLVRIYSERKINSISTFYKVPDAYEKNRKMLNRCLSEAIFANKVLLVEGPSEYMLFSKVLSVVHPFYEVDGIYILPVDGVGFETYFSILDELEIFNVVKTDNDLRAVTGKGTYSVLGFSRCNNYIGEKRLPTKQIQENSVSAKRSLYNSNINTLDKIRSDFHIFLSKVDLENDLDEFLHDRLSALLDNDNPVKYLQDAKHYHMVELIEKLSDTDCRTIYNHYNFACLKEVAE; translated from the coding sequence ATGAAATTTGAAAAAGTAGTTATTAAAAATTTTAGAAATTTTGATAATGTTGAACTTGACTTATCAAATAAAAACATATTTTTTGGTCTAAATGATGTGGGGAAAACAAATTTCTTGTACGCTCTACGATATGTATTTGATAAAGATATTCGTAAACAAAACCTTTTAGATTCGGATTTTCATAGTAAGCAGCTTGATAAACCAATTGAGATTGTTGTTACTATAGATATTAGTGATGTTGCTGACAGCGATTGTCAAAAACTCCGTGCACAGCTAAAAGGTGCATTGCTAAGTGAGCATAATAAGGTATATATAAAGCTTTTTGCAGAATATAGCAAAACAGAAATGCTCGCTCTACCGATATTATCGTGGGGTGGCGATATTAATCATCTTTACGAAATGAAGCAAAGAGGATATCTATATGAAATAGACTATGTATTTAATGTCATTTATATTGACTCTTATGTTGATTTGTATTCCCTATTTAAAAAGAATGTGAGCCAGCTTGTCAGAAATGAAAAGGACGAAGATAAAGATATTCTGGCAAAAATTCAAAATACAGTTGATGATTTGAATGGTCATATTGCTTCTCTGTCTGGAATTAAAGAATTTGAGGATAAACTTACGCCAGAATATCAAAAATTCCATGATGAAGGGATATCTGTTTCAATAAAATCCGAAATCGCAGTAAAGGGATTGTACTCAAATATTATCCCATATATTAAACAAGATAATGATGATAATTTATATCCTACTGCTGGGGAAGGTAGGAAAAAGTTATTGGCATATTCAATATACGACATACTGTCAGATGAAAATGCGGAAAAGAAAATCAATTTGTTTTTAATTGAGGAGCCTGAAAACCATCTTCATAAGTCTATGCAGATTGCATTATCACAAATACTTTTTACCGATAGCAAATACACATACTTGTTTGTAACAACTCATTCGCCTTTTGTTCTTTATGAAATGGATAATGTAAATTTAGTTCGAATATATAGTGAGCGAAAAATCAATAGTATTAGCACATTTTATAAAGTGCCTGATGCTTATGAGAAAAACAGGAAAATGTTAAACCGTTGTTTGTCAGAAGCAATCTTTGCTAACAAAGTACTTTTGGTTGAAGGACCATCTGAATATATGCTATTTAGCAAAGTCCTTTCAGTAGTGCATCCTTTTTATGAAGTAGATGGAATATATATTTTACCAGTTGATGGTGTGGGATTTGAAACATATTTTTCTATCCTGGATGAACTTGAAATTTTTAATGTGGTAAAAACTGACAATGATTTGAGAGCAGTAACAGGAAAAGGTACATATAGCGTTTTAGGCTTTTCACGCTGTAATAATTATATTGGGGAAAAGCGTCTGCCTACTAAACAAATTCAAGAGAATTCTGTTTCTGCCAAGAGGAGTTTATATAATTCAAATATAAATACTTTGGATAAAATACGAAGTGACTTTCATATTTTCTTATCAAAAGTGGATTTAGAAAATGATTTAGACGAGTTTTTGCATGATAGATTATCAGCTTTATTGGATAATGATAATCCTGTTAAATATTTACAAGATGCAAAGCACTATCATATGGTGGAGTTGATTGAGAAACTTTCGGATACAGATTGCAGAACAATCTATAATCATTACAACTTTGCATGTTTGAAGGAGGTTGCCGAATGA
- a CDS encoding UvrD-helicase domain-containing protein, with protein MKLSPIQEKIVETPGNLIVRASAGTGKTHTMVNKIAKEIDDNHTHKVIAAITFTIKAAQEIKDRLSVDVVQHFIGTNNSFVIEEVIKPFMKDVYGADFDLDMSTDYSAKVDTFQEAIEKIRNEGILCSYRDNKRNFIFDLAQKIVENSSACRLYLQAKYFKIYIDEYQDCDKSMHKFFMYLCDELNIETFVVGDEKQSIYIWRGAYPEAFKSIWNKPNFKKIFMGDNFRSCQQIQNYSNLLCDETRSLYNPTENIDNIVWLSPTKANWATEVLSNIVPDKKSALLRFSNDNARIGASELTTNGLEYVYIPQTPIADITTDTAWLYTAIAKYLIIEKYSAYDVISEIPVEGNESRKTVSTVKRLLKRIEETIDDEQSFGSCVTALAEYLGYDTRPDHINKLFKTISDTSFHVAFEADKYKHIAITFHSSKGLEFEQVIVFAEDYRLSDMSSIYNHYVAVTRAKSKLIIVKLNNYNANCFQNNLQKIFSESGHNIEDVVLF; from the coding sequence ATGAAACTATCTCCAATTCAAGAGAAAATAGTAGAAACTCCCGGTAACTTAATAGTAAGGGCAAGTGCAGGAACAGGAAAAACCCATACAATGGTTAATAAAATTGCTAAGGAAATTGATGATAATCATACACATAAAGTTATTGCTGCAATTACTTTTACAATAAAAGCAGCACAAGAAATAAAGGATAGATTGTCTGTCGATGTAGTTCAACACTTCATTGGAACAAATAACAGTTTCGTTATTGAGGAAGTTATAAAGCCTTTTATGAAGGATGTCTATGGTGCTGATTTCGATTTGGACATGAGTACGGACTATTCAGCTAAAGTTGATACTTTTCAAGAAGCTATTGAAAAAATAAGGAATGAAGGTATCCTCTGCTCATATCGAGATAATAAAAGGAACTTTATTTTTGATTTGGCTCAAAAAATTGTAGAAAATTCTTCGGCTTGTAGGCTTTATCTTCAAGCAAAATATTTTAAAATATATATCGATGAATATCAAGATTGCGACAAATCAATGCATAAATTCTTTATGTATTTATGTGATGAATTGAATATCGAAACCTTTGTTGTGGGAGATGAAAAACAATCGATTTATATATGGAGGGGTGCTTATCCAGAGGCTTTTAAAAGCATCTGGAACAAACCCAATTTTAAAAAGATATTTATGGGAGATAATTTTCGCTCTTGTCAACAAATACAGAATTATTCTAATCTATTATGTGATGAGACAAGAAGTCTTTACAATCCTACGGAAAATATAGATAATATTGTGTGGCTTTCTCCTACAAAGGCAAATTGGGCAACAGAAGTATTGTCTAATATTGTTCCCGATAAAAAGTCAGCATTATTGCGGTTTTCTAATGATAACGCACGAATAGGAGCAAGCGAATTAACAACAAACGGTTTAGAGTATGTTTATATCCCACAGACTCCTATTGCTGATATTACAACAGATACAGCGTGGCTTTATACAGCAATTGCTAAATACCTTATAATTGAAAAGTATTCTGCATATGATGTAATTTCAGAAATACCTGTTGAAGGAAATGAAAGTCGCAAAACAGTATCCACCGTAAAAAGATTACTCAAAAGAATTGAAGAGACTATAGATGATGAGCAGTCTTTCGGCTCGTGTGTCACAGCATTGGCTGAATATCTTGGATATGATACTCGCCCTGATCACATAAACAAATTATTCAAAACAATTTCTGATACCAGTTTTCATGTGGCATTTGAAGCGGATAAATACAAACACATCGCAATTACATTCCACTCTTCAAAGGGATTGGAGTTTGAACAGGTAATTGTATTTGCAGAGGATTATCGATTGTCTGATATGTCGAGTATATACAACCATTATGTAGCGGTTACACGTGCAAAAAGCAAATTGATTATCGTTAAGTTAAACAATTACAATGCGAATTGTTTTCAGAATAATTTACAAAAGATATTTTCTGAAAGCGGTCATAATATAGAAGATGTCGTTTTATTTTGA
- a CDS encoding very short patch repair endonuclease, whose amino-acid sequence MQHIKASDTKIEVLLRKALWKKGYRYRKNYKELPGKPDIILKKYKIAIFCDGEFFHGKDWEVLKPKLEKSNNSDFWISKISRNRERDDEVNKRLLFLGWTVIRFWGKDIKKKPDECVHVIEETIFDLKMQNQILDQEIE is encoded by the coding sequence ATGCAGCATATCAAAGCATCAGATACAAAGATCGAGGTGCTTCTTAGGAAGGCTTTATGGAAGAAAGGTTACAGATACAGAAAAAATTATAAGGAACTTCCTGGTAAACCGGATATTATCCTAAAAAAATATAAGATCGCTATTTTCTGTGATGGAGAATTTTTTCATGGAAAGGACTGGGAAGTTTTAAAACCAAAGTTAGAAAAAAGCAATAATAGTGACTTTTGGATAAGTAAAATATCCAGAAATAGAGAAAGAGATGACGAAGTCAATAAAAGATTATTGTTTCTTGGATGGACAGTGATTCGATTTTGGGGTAAAGATATCAAGAAAAAACCTGATGAGTGTGTGCATGTAATTGAAGAAACAATATTCGATTTGAAAATGCAAAATCAAATATTAGATCAGGAAATAGAGTGA
- a CDS encoding zinc ribbon domain-containing protein, whose translation MHIYHEWCCATHLTDKGICSMKYITDDVLKRAFVTMMNKLVFGHQIVLRPLLQSLRGMNDKSQLLKMQDLESQIEKNMEQRQVLTSLMAGGYLEPALFNKESNALAVEAEALRQEKDSLMHSLNGNMVKTDELQKLFRFVSKGIMMDGFDDEAFLTYVDSITIHSRSEAAFELKCGVSLKERLVD comes from the coding sequence ATGCACATCTACCATGAATGGTGCTGTGCCACCCACCTGACGGACAAGGGCATCTGCTCCATGAAATACATTACCGATGATGTATTGAAGCGGGCATTTGTAACGATGATGAATAAGCTAGTATTCGGACACCAGATCGTGCTTCGTCCCCTGCTTCAAAGTCTCAGAGGCATGAATGACAAGTCGCAGCTCTTAAAAATGCAGGACTTGGAATCACAGATTGAGAAAAATATGGAGCAGCGGCAGGTGCTGACGAGCCTTATGGCGGGCGGTTACCTTGAGCCTGCTCTTTTTAATAAGGAAAGCAATGCCCTGGCAGTGGAGGCCGAAGCGCTGCGGCAGGAAAAGGACAGCCTTATGCATTCCCTTAACGGAAATATGGTAAAGACGGATGAATTGCAGAAGTTGTTCCGGTTTGTGTCAAAGGGGATCATGATGGACGGTTTTGATGATGAAGCGTTCCTTACCTATGTGGATAGCATCACAATCCATTCCAGAAGCGAGGCTGCCTTTGAATTGAAATGCGGAGTATCTCTGAAAGAAAGGTTGGTGGACTGA
- a CDS encoding recombinase, translated as MKHIPYGYRIENGMAVVDEAEADAVRKFFDYYISGLALMAAAEKVGLKLYHGSAGRILRNVKYLGDDYYPAIIDKATFDKAEEIRMGRAKALGRVRELEVKQVEPFPTKFTIPAVKIIYDDPFVQAAYACSLIESEVATYGTE; from the coding sequence ATGAAGCACATACCATACGGATACCGGATTGAAAACGGGATGGCGGTCGTGGACGAAGCGGAAGCTGACGCCGTGCGGAAATTTTTTGACTATTACATTTCCGGTCTTGCGCTCATGGCAGCAGCCGAGAAGGTAGGATTGAAACTCTACCACGGGAGTGCCGGGCGGATACTGAGGAATGTGAAATATCTCGGAGATGATTATTATCCGGCGATTATTGATAAGGCAACCTTTGATAAAGCAGAGGAAATACGGATGGGCCGTGCAAAAGCACTTGGCCGTGTGAGAGAACTGGAAGTGAAGCAGGTGGAGCCTTTCCCGACAAAATTTACAATACCTGCTGTAAAAATAATCTATGATGACCCTTTTGTGCAGGCGGCTTATGCCTGCAGCCTGATAGAGAGCGAGGTGGCAACGTATGGAACTGAATAA
- a CDS encoding recombinase family protein: MELNKNITVIPARKRVGNTVTAEEKPKLRVAAYCRVSTDSDEQASSYEVQVEHYTQFIQKNPEWELAGIFADDGISGCNTKKRDEFNLMIEECMAGRIDMIITKSISRFARNTLDCLKYIRKLKEKNIPVFFEKENINTMDSKGEVLLTIMVSLAQQESQSLSQNIKLGLQYRYQNGEVQVNHNRFLGYTKDEDGHLIIEPTEAEVVKRIYREYLEGSSLLQIGRGLEADGILTAAGKAKWRPETLRKILQNEKYIGDALLQKNYTVDFLNKKRVQNHGIVPQYYVENSHSPIIPRDLYMQVQEEMVRRANLHSGEKRKKRVYSSKYALSSIVYCPKCGDIYRRIAWNNRGKHSTVLRCCTRVEHGPSDCDAPTIQESELQVAVIKAINMAFGNRDSMMAALQENVEAVIRQEDESSTEGIEVKLEELQKELLQRANSQKDYNDIADEIHRLRELKQNALAESAERKGLQKRIAEMREFLDSQSTEVLEYDEQLVRRLIEKVTVYDERFEVEFKSGMAVDVER, translated from the coding sequence ATGGAACTGAATAAGAATATTACTGTTATCCCCGCCCGGAAACGGGTGGGAAATACCGTGACAGCAGAAGAAAAACCAAAACTCAGGGTTGCCGCTTACTGCCGTGTTTCCACGGACAGTGATGAACAGGCAAGCAGCTACGAGGTGCAGGTGGAACATTACACCCAGTTCATTCAGAAAAATCCGGAATGGGAACTGGCGGGAATATTTGCGGACGATGGAATCAGTGGCTGTAATACCAAAAAGCGTGATGAATTCAACCTCATGATAGAGGAATGTATGGCAGGCAGGATTGATATGATCATCACGAAATCCATCAGCCGGTTTGCCCGGAATACGCTGGACTGCCTGAAATATATCCGGAAACTGAAGGAGAAGAACATTCCTGTTTTCTTTGAGAAAGAGAACATTAACACGATGGATTCCAAAGGAGAGGTGCTGCTTACCATCATGGTAAGCCTTGCACAGCAGGAAAGCCAGTCCTTGAGCCAGAACATCAAATTGGGATTGCAGTACCGATACCAAAACGGCGAGGTGCAGGTCAACCACAACCGTTTCCTCGGATACACAAAAGACGAGGATGGGCATTTGATCATTGAGCCTACGGAGGCAGAGGTTGTAAAACGCATCTATCGGGAGTATCTGGAGGGCAGTAGTCTGCTCCAGATAGGAAGAGGGCTTGAGGCGGATGGAATCCTGACGGCGGCGGGAAAAGCGAAGTGGCGACCAGAAACGCTGCGGAAGATTTTGCAGAACGAGAAGTACATTGGGGATGCCCTTTTGCAGAAAAACTATACGGTGGATTTCCTTAATAAAAAGCGGGTACAGAACCATGGGATTGTCCCTCAGTATTATGTGGAAAACAGCCATTCCCCTATTATTCCCCGTGATCTCTATATGCAGGTGCAGGAGGAAATGGTGCGGCGGGCAAACCTCCACAGTGGGGAGAAACGGAAGAAGCGGGTCTACAGCAGCAAATACGCTTTATCTAGCATCGTTTATTGCCCCAAGTGCGGCGATATTTACCGCAGGATTGCATGGAATAACCGCGGGAAACATTCCACTGTTTTGAGGTGCTGCACCCGTGTGGAGCATGGCCCATCCGACTGTGATGCGCCGACCATTCAGGAATCAGAACTGCAGGTGGCAGTGATAAAGGCTATCAATATGGCATTTGGCAACAGGGACAGTATGATGGCTGCCTTGCAGGAGAATGTGGAGGCGGTCATTCGGCAGGAGGATGAATCCTCGACAGAGGGCATTGAGGTCAAGCTGGAGGAGCTGCAAAAAGAACTGCTGCAAAGGGCAAATTCCCAAAAGGACTACAACGACATAGCCGATGAGATACACCGCTTACGGGAGTTGAAACAGAACGCTTTGGCGGAAAGTGCAGAGCGGAAGGGTCTGCAAAAGCGGATTGCCGAGATGCGGGAATTTCTGGACAGCCAGTCAACGGAGGTCTTGGAGTATGATGAGCAACTTGTACGGCGGCTGATTGAAAAGGTCACGGTCTACGATGAACGGTTTGAGGTGGAATTCAAATCCGGGATGGCGGTGGATGTGGAGAGGTAG